The following are encoded together in the Phyllobacterium zundukense genome:
- a CDS encoding type II toxin-antitoxin system HipA family toxin — translation MSDFRATSIAVWYLGDVLNPRLVGRVRLESSNRRCLLDLDDEWRKSGFEPSPDLTLDKKTHAPLGEMLAPGALDDAMPDRWGERMIRVVSRPSRMSPLDKLWYAGDRRFGALGMSSSFEQYIPCDEAPLMRVDSLAEAEALIARVLERDPLDERERQLIASAGSMGGAHPKMLVENEGEEWIAKFPRGSNVDQLLVEHASMELARRAGLDVASSTVLQGGIDHILLVRRFDRIGSERIHAVSARTMLAKEADDSYATISALIRRHCAPDLMQSTQRELFRRMVFNIMIDNTDDHTKNHAFLLRAEAGSWKLSPAYDIPTQMNGLGQQAIQISPNPAYANNFSIDHATVAAPYFGMSRDEARHEWNRMAGWINAWRSVFADCGVSDSDLDYIGDFLDSNEMLEHRKDAIPPKTGSCPTP, via the coding sequence ATGAGCGACTTCCGAGCAACATCGATTGCGGTCTGGTATCTCGGGGACGTTCTCAATCCACGTCTTGTTGGCAGGGTGCGACTGGAAAGCAGCAACCGTCGTTGCCTTCTCGATCTGGACGACGAATGGCGAAAATCCGGATTCGAACCGTCTCCGGATCTTACCCTCGACAAGAAAACGCACGCGCCCCTGGGCGAGATGCTCGCTCCCGGGGCCCTCGACGATGCGATGCCGGATCGTTGGGGTGAGCGTATGATCAGGGTCGTTTCCCGCCCATCCCGGATGAGCCCGCTCGACAAGCTCTGGTACGCCGGCGATCGGCGATTCGGAGCATTGGGCATGTCTTCCAGCTTCGAACAGTACATCCCGTGCGATGAAGCGCCGTTGATGCGGGTAGACTCGCTCGCCGAAGCGGAGGCACTCATCGCCCGTGTTCTCGAACGCGATCCGCTCGATGAGCGGGAGCGGCAGCTTATCGCGAGCGCCGGAAGCATGGGCGGGGCCCATCCCAAGATGCTTGTCGAGAACGAAGGCGAGGAATGGATTGCAAAGTTTCCCCGCGGCAGCAACGTTGACCAGCTTCTGGTGGAGCACGCTTCGATGGAACTGGCCAGGCGCGCGGGACTAGATGTCGCCTCGTCGACCGTCCTCCAAGGCGGTATCGACCACATCCTCCTCGTGCGTCGCTTTGACCGGATCGGCTCCGAACGCATCCATGCCGTCTCGGCACGCACGATGCTGGCCAAGGAAGCTGACGACAGCTACGCCACAATCTCGGCTTTGATCCGACGGCATTGCGCGCCGGATCTCATGCAATCGACGCAGCGCGAACTGTTCCGGCGAATGGTATTCAACATCATGATCGACAATACCGACGACCATACGAAGAATCATGCCTTCCTGCTGCGCGCAGAGGCCGGCTCCTGGAAGCTTTCTCCGGCTTACGACATTCCGACCCAGATGAATGGCCTCGGACAGCAGGCCATTCAAATTTCTCCAAACCCGGCATATGCGAACAACTTCAGCATCGATCACGCGACCGTGGCCGCCCCTTATTTCGGAATGTCCAGGGATGAGGCGCGCCACGAATGGAATAGGATGGCGGGATGGATCAACGCGTGGCGCTCGGTCTTTGCCGATTGCGGCGTAAGTGATTCTGATCTCGACTACATCGGCGACTTTCTGGATTCCAACGAGATGCTCGAACATCGCAAGGATGCCATACCGCCCAAAACCGGCAGTTGCCCGACGCCTTGA
- a CDS encoding helix-turn-helix domain-containing protein, producing MAKHSLALEILPVTATEPLKTLGAHLRIARERRGDSLQSMAARIGTSIPTLRRMEAGDARVAIGIYAAALWVFGKSAALAEILQPGEDEYATMLDVDRASRKRATK from the coding sequence ATGGCGAAGCACTCCTTGGCTCTTGAAATTCTGCCCGTGACGGCAACCGAACCTCTCAAAACCCTTGGCGCGCATCTTCGTATCGCGCGAGAGCGGAGGGGAGACAGCCTGCAGTCCATGGCCGCAAGGATCGGCACGTCGATCCCGACGCTACGCAGAATGGAAGCAGGTGACGCGAGGGTTGCCATCGGTATTTACGCCGCCGCGCTCTGGGTATTCGGAAAGTCGGCAGCGCTTGCCGAGATCCTGCAGCCTGGAGAGGACGAATACGCCACCATGCTGGACGTGGACCGCGCAAGCAGGAAGAGAGCGACGAAATGA
- a CDS encoding zeta toxin family protein has protein sequence MAEEAVPGLLSAERNERIFRHDVLPDYLPEEMGRAARPRLILLGGQPGAGKTAVLIASHSELAKAGPTIRIVGDELRSYHPDFLTYQRQDPETASRFTQMDAGRWTEKLLAAAADRQVNIVFETTMRTPENVARVIRTVRDAGYEVDVRAVAVNPRLSWQGNLFRFEEMLHAGEAARIPPQHGHDAAVDGLRVSLEKLERERLVDRLQLRMRGGTVLYDNELWNSEWSRPPRARLALEQEQSRPLTRGELQRFADDWGFVLNRMTERKAPADRIAQVETRAAEDVSLLLAERRESGGPNGQDRDRTIFQRSADGLRLFVELYENTIRDAERRPIGNVEAHAAGRLTQTYIALRLVEVARELGLLPEDGKIVTTRAMVQDKRASTEFPAAHRLPADLAVETPDGTRRRLTEHFGRDLNRVAIDAQVFGPTDRMSRLANVADSWAEAAGMRKTFARAANSVADGRASADEAMTRMIEPGYAAAIARAGRRLERNMTFAERAAIATAIVDVNGKQFRPMRDDLRLRTVDLDNRARAKAMLEAVLAETARHDRLDPERRRVADAFVRGIAENEQTLGVGLERRSDPGRAPVPSSPLVPARHLPDLTALEIGERLQQSSRLADKRAEIEHLSRLVYGSRQAVSAPVRGIVDAQRGAAAGDDVRAGRLGEMAGEGSRWLRGATPERKTAEAHAPRLAAALADYGLAVDFERHQIVTQHREEQARQRVEVPQPSAALSTVLASEGDDRRRQLVGNDGLKRELERLSLAITKRFAPSDLANLKAGEIKDVATIHGIGEMRATDVRKVLRQVVDTRHALKVQSTERSRVEAMNLARR, from the coding sequence ATGGCGGAGGAGGCAGTTCCCGGCTTGCTCTCGGCCGAAAGAAACGAGCGCATCTTCCGCCACGACGTCTTGCCGGATTACCTGCCCGAGGAAATGGGCCGGGCGGCACGTCCGCGCCTGATCCTGCTCGGCGGCCAGCCGGGCGCCGGAAAGACAGCCGTTCTGATCGCCAGCCATTCTGAGCTTGCCAAGGCCGGTCCGACGATCCGCATCGTCGGCGACGAGCTCAGATCCTATCATCCGGACTTCCTGACCTACCAGCGGCAGGATCCGGAAACGGCATCGCGCTTCACGCAGATGGATGCGGGCCGCTGGACGGAGAAACTGCTGGCCGCAGCGGCCGACCGTCAGGTCAACATCGTCTTTGAGACGACGATGCGGACGCCGGAGAATGTCGCACGCGTTATCCGCACCGTTCGCGATGCCGGCTATGAAGTCGATGTGCGCGCGGTTGCCGTCAACCCACGGCTGAGCTGGCAGGGCAACCTCTTTCGCTTCGAGGAGATGCTGCACGCCGGGGAGGCCGCGCGGATCCCGCCACAACACGGTCACGATGCCGCCGTTGACGGGCTTCGTGTCAGTCTCGAAAAGCTCGAGCGTGAGCGCCTGGTCGATCGCCTGCAACTGCGGATGCGCGGCGGCACGGTTCTTTATGACAACGAACTTTGGAACAGTGAATGGTCGCGGCCGCCGCGGGCGAGGCTGGCGCTCGAGCAGGAACAGTCGCGCCCCCTGACGCGTGGCGAACTGCAACGGTTTGCCGACGACTGGGGTTTCGTGCTGAACCGGATGACCGAGCGGAAGGCGCCCGCCGATCGCATTGCTCAGGTCGAGACACGGGCTGCCGAAGACGTGAGCCTGCTTCTGGCCGAACGCCGCGAGTCCGGCGGGCCAAATGGCCAGGATCGTGATCGAACGATCTTCCAACGTTCAGCGGATGGACTGCGCCTCTTCGTGGAACTCTACGAGAATACGATCCGCGACGCGGAACGCCGGCCCATCGGCAATGTCGAGGCCCATGCGGCCGGCCGTTTGACCCAGACTTATATCGCCTTACGCCTCGTTGAAGTGGCTCGCGAGCTCGGCCTCCTGCCGGAGGACGGCAAGATCGTCACGACCCGAGCCATGGTGCAGGACAAGCGCGCTAGCACCGAGTTTCCCGCCGCGCACCGGCTGCCTGCCGATCTTGCCGTTGAAACGCCGGACGGGACACGGCGGCGGTTGACGGAGCATTTCGGCCGAGACCTCAATCGCGTGGCGATCGACGCGCAGGTGTTCGGCCCGACGGATCGCATGTCGCGTCTCGCCAATGTCGCGGATTCCTGGGCAGAGGCAGCCGGCATGCGCAAAACCTTTGCCCGAGCGGCCAACAGCGTGGCCGATGGCAGGGCGTCGGCCGACGAGGCGATGACCCGGATGATCGAACCGGGATATGCGGCGGCGATTGCGCGGGCAGGGCGGCGGCTTGAGCGCAACATGACGTTTGCCGAGCGCGCAGCGATTGCGACCGCCATCGTCGATGTGAACGGAAAACAGTTCCGCCCGATGCGGGACGACCTTCGGCTTCGGACAGTCGATCTCGACAACCGCGCTCGCGCCAAGGCCATGCTGGAGGCGGTCCTGGCTGAGACCGCACGGCATGACCGCCTCGATCCGGAACGGCGCAGAGTGGCCGATGCGTTCGTGCGCGGTATCGCCGAAAACGAACAGACGTTGGGTGTCGGGCTGGAGCGCCGATCGGACCCAGGCCGCGCTCCGGTCCCAAGCTCACCCTTGGTTCCGGCTCGGCATTTGCCGGACCTTACGGCCTTAGAGATCGGCGAGCGGCTGCAACAGTCCTCGCGGCTGGCGGACAAACGTGCCGAAATCGAGCACCTGTCGCGGCTAGTATACGGCAGCAGACAGGCGGTGTCGGCGCCAGTGCGAGGCATTGTCGATGCGCAAAGAGGTGCTGCCGCCGGCGACGACGTGCGTGCGGGGCGGCTCGGCGAAATGGCCGGGGAGGGGAGCAGATGGCTTCGCGGGGCAACCCCCGAGCGCAAGACGGCCGAGGCCCATGCGCCGCGGCTCGCCGCTGCCTTGGCTGATTACGGATTGGCGGTAGATTTCGAGCGGCATCAGATTGTCACGCAGCACCGCGAGGAACAGGCGCGTCAGCGCGTCGAAGTCCCCCAGCCATCCGCGGCGCTGTCAACGGTTCTCGCATCAGAGGGAGACGACCGACGGCGGCAGCTTGTGGGAAATGATGGGCTCAAGCGCGAGCTCGAGCGCCTTTCGCTGGCAATCACCAAGAGGTTTGCACCTTCCGACCTCGCAAACCTCAAGGCGGGGGAAATCAAGGATGTTGCGACTATCCACGGCATCGGCGAAATGCGGGCGACGGACGTCAGAAAGGTGCTGCGCCAGGTCGTGGACACGCGGCATGCGTTGAAGGTTCAATCCACAGAACGGTCACGGGTGGAGGCGATGAATCTCGCGAGACGATGA
- the traA gene encoding Ti-type conjugative transfer relaxase TraA, giving the protein MAIMFIRGQVISRGAGRSIVSAAAYRHRARMMDEQAGTSFSYRGGASELVHEELALPDEIPAWLRTAIDGRSVAGASEVLWNAVDAFEKRADAQLARELIIALPEELSRAENVALVREFSENFTSKGMIADWVYHDKDGNPHIHLMTALRPLTEEGFGPKKIAVLGENGEPLRVVTPDRPGGKIVYKLWAGDKETMKAWKIAWAETANRHLALGGHEIRLDGRSYAEQGLDGIAQKHLGPEKAALARKGRELYFAPADLARRQEMADRLLADPELLLKQLGNERSTFDERDIAKALHRYVDNPSDFANIRARLMASDNLVMLKPQEVDAETGRAAEPAIFTTRDILRVEYDMAQSAQVLSERKGFAVSSRHVAAAIKSVETGDPEKPFQLDAEQVDAVRHVTGDRGIAAVVGLAGAGKSTLLAAARVAWESDGRRVIGAALAGKAAEGLEDSSGIRSRTLASLELAWAGGRGRLERGDVLVIDEAGMVSSQQMARVLKIAEEAQAKVVLVGDAMQLQPIQAGAAFRAITERIGFAELAGVRRQREQWAREASRLFARSEVERGLDVYALHGHLVEAQTRDEIVGRIVADWTDTRRQLLRKSVLEGNSDRLRGDELLVLAHTNDDVKRLNAALRHVMTGEGALGDNRAFQTERGTREFAAGDRIIFLKNARFLERRADHLGPQYVKNGMLGTVVSTSDKRGRTLISVRLDNGRDVIFSEDSYRNVDHGYAATIHKSQGVTVDRTFVLATGMMDQHLTYVAMTRHRDRADLYAAKEDFEARPDWGRKARVDHMAGVTGELIQEGMAKFRDADDVEASPYADIKTDGGATHRLWGVSLPKAIERGGVSTGDTVTLRKDGIENVTVKVPVIDAETGSKRFVERLVERNVWTAKQIETAEARESRIELESHRPELFGQLVGRLSRSGAKTTTLDFESEAGYRAHAQDFAWRRGIDHLSLAAAEMEEGVSRRLAWVADKREKVAKLWERASVAPGFAIDRERRASHDEERSDTQILPEAISGGRYLIPPTTVFRRSADEDARLAQLSSPAWREREDILRPLLEKIYRDPDAALVHLNALASDAGIEPRKLADDVAIAPARLGRLRGSALTVGGRMACEERSVATATLTQLLPLIRAHATAFRRDAERFGIREQMRRSHMSLSVPALSGRAMARLGEIEAVRERGGDDTYRNAFALAVEDRATVQEIKAVSEALTARFGWSAFTPKADIVAERNMIERMPEDLTPEKREALTTLFESVKRFAEAQHLTERQDRSKIVAAASADPEMQNPAVLPMLAAVTAFKTPVDEEARFRALSAPHYRQQRASLAEAAVRVWRDPAGAVSRIEELLVKGFAAERIAAAISNDPAAYSALRGSDRIMDLMLAAGWERKGALRSVPEAAARLRSLGSSYTGALDAESQAIAEERRRMAVAIPGLSKEAEDVLARLATEVKKGDRKLGAIAGSIDPDIRREFAAVSRALDERFGRNAILREEKDAVNRVPPAHRPAFEAMRDRLKVLQQAVRMEASQNIISERRQRTINRARGVNL; this is encoded by the coding sequence ATGGCGATCATGTTCATCAGAGGGCAGGTGATCAGCAGGGGAGCGGGACGCAGCATCGTCTCGGCCGCCGCCTATCGTCATCGCGCCCGGATGATGGACGAACAGGCCGGCACGTCGTTCAGCTATCGTGGCGGTGCCTCCGAGCTGGTGCATGAGGAACTGGCCCTGCCGGACGAGATACCGGCGTGGCTTCGCACCGCAATCGACGGACGTTCCGTTGCCGGCGCCAGTGAGGTGCTGTGGAATGCTGTCGATGCGTTCGAGAAGAGGGCGGACGCGCAGCTCGCCCGAGAGCTGATCATTGCCCTGCCGGAAGAACTGTCGCGGGCGGAAAACGTCGCGCTGGTGCGCGAGTTCAGTGAGAATTTCACGTCGAAGGGCATGATTGCCGACTGGGTCTATCACGACAAGGACGGCAACCCGCACATTCACTTAATGACCGCGCTGAGGCCCCTGACGGAGGAAGGGTTTGGGCCGAAGAAGATCGCCGTCCTGGGTGAGAATGGCGAGCCGCTGCGTGTCGTCACGCCGGATCGGCCGGGCGGCAAGATCGTTTACAAGCTCTGGGCCGGCGACAAGGAAACCATGAAGGCGTGGAAGATCGCCTGGGCGGAAACGGCAAACCGCCATCTGGCGCTTGGCGGCCATGAGATCCGGCTCGACGGCCGCTCATATGCCGAACAGGGTCTCGACGGCATTGCGCAGAAGCACCTCGGGCCGGAAAAGGCAGCATTGGCCAGGAAGGGCAGGGAGCTCTATTTCGCGCCGGCGGACCTTGCCCGGCGGCAGGAGATGGCGGATCGGTTGCTGGCCGATCCGGAGCTTCTCCTGAAGCAGCTCGGTAACGAACGGTCGACCTTTGACGAACGCGACATCGCCAAAGCGCTGCATCGCTATGTCGACAATCCCTCGGACTTCGCCAACATCCGGGCGCGGCTGATGGCGTCCGACAATCTGGTGATGCTAAAGCCGCAAGAGGTCGATGCCGAGACGGGGAGGGCGGCGGAGCCGGCGATCTTCACGACGCGGGATATCCTGCGCGTCGAATACGACATGGCGCAATCGGCGCAGGTCCTGTCGGAGCGCAAGGGTTTTGCCGTTTCGTCACGGCATGTCGCGGCCGCCATCAAGAGCGTCGAAACCGGTGATCCCGAAAAGCCCTTCCAGCTCGATGCGGAACAGGTTGACGCTGTCCGTCATGTCACTGGCGACCGTGGCATCGCGGCCGTCGTCGGTCTCGCAGGCGCGGGCAAATCGACGCTGCTTGCCGCCGCTCGTGTCGCCTGGGAGAGCGACGGCCGCCGGGTGATCGGTGCGGCCCTTGCCGGCAAAGCGGCGGAAGGGTTGGAGGACAGTTCCGGCATAAGATCGCGCACACTTGCCTCGTTGGAACTGGCCTGGGCGGGCGGTCGCGGCAGGCTCGAACGCGGCGATGTGCTGGTGATCGACGAGGCTGGCATGGTGTCGTCGCAGCAGATGGCCCGTGTCCTGAAGATTGCCGAAGAGGCACAGGCGAAAGTCGTTTTGGTCGGCGACGCCATGCAGCTCCAGCCGATCCAGGCGGGTGCCGCCTTCCGGGCGATCACCGAGCGGATCGGCTTTGCCGAGCTCGCCGGTGTGCGGCGCCAGCGTGAACAGTGGGCGCGCGAGGCCTCGCGTCTTTTCGCGCGCAGCGAGGTCGAGAGGGGACTCGACGTCTATGCCCTACATGGCCATCTTGTGGAAGCGCAAACGCGTGACGAGATCGTCGGGCGGATCGTTGCCGATTGGACGGATACCCGCCGGCAACTGCTTCGCAAATCCGTCCTGGAAGGCAACAGTGACCGTTTGCGCGGCGACGAACTGCTCGTCCTCGCCCACACCAATGACGACGTGAAACGGCTGAACGCGGCGCTGCGTCACGTCATGACGGGTGAGGGCGCGCTCGGTGACAATCGCGCCTTCCAGACCGAACGAGGGACCCGCGAATTCGCCGCCGGCGACCGGATCATCTTTCTCAAAAACGCCCGCTTCCTCGAACGGCGTGCCGACCATCTCGGCCCGCAATATGTCAAGAACGGCATGCTCGGCACGGTCGTTTCCACCAGTGACAAGCGCGGCCGAACCCTGATTTCGGTCCGCCTCGACAATGGCCGCGACGTCATTTTCAGCGAAGACAGCTATCGCAATGTCGATCACGGCTATGCCGCCACCATCCACAAATCGCAAGGTGTCACCGTTGACCGGACCTTTGTGCTGGCGACCGGCATGATGGACCAGCACCTCACCTATGTTGCGATGACGCGGCATCGCGATCGCGCCGATCTCTATGCGGCGAAGGAAGATTTCGAGGCGAGGCCGGACTGGGGACGAAAGGCGCGCGTCGATCATATGGCGGGTGTTACCGGCGAACTCATCCAAGAGGGGATGGCGAAATTCCGTGATGCCGACGATGTCGAGGCAAGCCCCTATGCCGATATCAAGACCGACGGAGGGGCCACGCATCGCCTTTGGGGTGTCAGCCTGCCGAAGGCGATCGAGAGGGGCGGCGTCTCGACCGGCGACACCGTGACGTTGCGCAAGGATGGTATCGAGAACGTCACCGTGAAGGTTCCGGTCATCGATGCGGAAACCGGGAGCAAGCGTTTTGTGGAACGGCTCGTCGAGCGCAATGTCTGGACAGCGAAGCAGATCGAAACCGCTGAGGCGCGTGAGTCGCGGATCGAGCTGGAAAGCCATCGGCCGGAACTGTTCGGGCAGTTGGTGGGGCGATTGTCGCGCTCCGGCGCAAAGACGACGACGCTCGATTTCGAGAGCGAGGCCGGATACCGCGCGCATGCACAAGACTTCGCCTGGAGGCGCGGCATCGACCATCTCTCTTTGGCCGCGGCCGAAATGGAGGAGGGCGTTTCGCGGCGGCTGGCGTGGGTGGCGGATAAGAGGGAGAAGGTGGCGAAGCTGTGGGAACGTGCAAGCGTTGCGCCCGGCTTTGCGATCGATCGGGAACGGCGCGCGTCCCACGATGAAGAGCGATCCGACACGCAAATCCTCCCGGAAGCCATCTCCGGCGGCCGGTATCTGATCCCGCCCACCACGGTGTTCCGCCGCAGCGCTGATGAGGACGCGCGGCTGGCGCAGCTTTCATCCCCGGCCTGGAGGGAACGCGAAGACATCCTGCGGCCACTCTTGGAGAAGATCTATCGCGATCCGGATGCAGCACTTGTCCACCTGAACGCCTTGGCATCGGATGCCGGCATCGAACCTCGCAAGCTCGCAGACGACGTGGCGATTGCCCCGGCTCGGCTCGGTCGCCTGCGCGGGTCCGCTCTCACGGTCGGTGGTCGCATGGCATGCGAGGAGCGCAGCGTCGCGACGGCAACTCTCACGCAATTGCTGCCGCTGATCCGCGCCCATGCGACCGCGTTCCGCAGGGACGCCGAGCGCTTTGGCATCCGCGAGCAGATGCGCCGCAGCCACATGTCACTGTCGGTGCCCGCGCTTTCCGGCCGGGCGATGGCACGTCTCGGCGAGATCGAGGCGGTGCGTGAGCGCGGCGGCGACGACACCTACAGAAACGCATTTGCGCTCGCCGTCGAGGATCGCGCCACTGTCCAGGAGATCAAGGCGGTCAGCGAGGCGCTCACCGCCCGCTTCGGCTGGAGCGCGTTTACGCCGAAGGCTGATATCGTCGCCGAGCGCAACATGATCGAGCGCATGCCGGAAGACCTCACGCCGGAAAAACGCGAAGCGCTGACAACGCTGTTTGAGTCCGTAAAACGCTTTGCCGAGGCACAGCATCTGACTGAGCGGCAGGACCGTTCGAAGATCGTTGCTGCCGCCAGCGCCGATCCGGAAATGCAGAACCCTGCCGTGCTGCCGATGCTTGCCGCGGTCACCGCGTTCAAGACGCCGGTGGACGAGGAGGCACGGTTCCGGGCGCTCTCCGCTCCGCACTATCGTCAGCAGCGCGCGTCGCTGGCGGAGGCCGCAGTACGCGTCTGGCGAGATCCCGCCGGCGCGGTCAGCAGGATCGAGGAACTCCTGGTGAAGGGTTTTGCCGCCGAGCGCATTGCCGCGGCCATCAGCAACGATCCCGCCGCCTATAGTGCTCTGCGCGGTTCCGATCGGATCATGGACCTTATGCTCGCCGCCGGCTGGGAGCGGAAGGGTGCGCTGCGATCCGTGCCCGAGGCCGCGGCACGGCTGCGTTCGCTCGGCAGCTCCTACACAGGCGCCTTGGATGCGGAAAGCCAGGCGATCGCTGAAGAGCGCCGCCGGATGGCGGTCGCCATTCCCGGGCTGTCGAAAGAGGCGGAAGATGTTCTCGCGCGGCTGGCCACCGAGGTAAAGAAGGGCGACCGCAAGCTCGGCGCCATCGCCGGTTCGATCGATCCGGACATCCGACGTGAGTTCGCGGCCGTCAGCAGGGCGCTCGACGAGCGCTTCGGGCGCAATGCGATCCTTCGTGAGGAGAAGGACGCCGTCAACCGGGTGCCGCCGGCGCATCGCCCGGCATTCGAGGCAATGCGCGACAGGCTCAAGGTCCTCCAGCAAGCCGTCCGCATGGAGGCGAGCCAGAACATCATCTCGGAGCGGCGCCAGCGCACCATCAACCGCGCCCGCGGCGTCAATCTCTGA
- a CDS encoding TraC family protein: MAAKSSINDLDAQIEKLRERRKLLVVKSAERFARSATKSGLAEMEITDDALDRIFEEIAARFRKEEKKGSGGTASQAHRPANRGTGASPEVSHDS; encoded by the coding sequence ATGGCCGCAAAATCATCGATCAACGATCTCGACGCCCAGATCGAGAAGCTGCGGGAGCGCAGAAAGCTTCTGGTCGTCAAATCGGCGGAGCGCTTTGCCCGTTCCGCCACGAAATCAGGGCTGGCGGAAATGGAGATCACGGATGACGCGCTCGACCGCATCTTCGAGGAGATTGCCGCGCGATTTCGCAAAGAAGAGAAGAAAGGATCTGGTGGCACTGCTTCTCAAGCGCATCGACCAGCAAATCGCGGCACTGGAGCGTCGCCGGAGGTTTCACATGACAGCTGA
- a CDS encoding conjugal transfer protein TraD: MTADRKRQARETFLLGGIVAKAGLTTADRAFLLGGFIELARIAPGSPEHRRLRDLGAEAFRATSMDAASPQIGETAEWH, from the coding sequence ATGACAGCTGATCGCAAACGCCAGGCACGCGAGACGTTTCTTCTCGGCGGCATTGTCGCCAAGGCGGGTCTGACGACAGCTGACCGGGCCTTTCTGCTCGGCGGCTTCATCGAACTGGCAAGGATCGCTCCGGGCTCGCCCGAACATCGGCGGCTGCGCGATCTCGGCGCTGAGGCATTCAGGGCCACATCGATGGACGCGGCGTCACCGCAGATCGGGGAGACGGCGGAATGGCACTGA